Genomic window (Vicinamibacterales bacterium):
GCGGCGCGGCGGTGTCGGACGCCGGGGCCGTGGACCCGGCGGGCGCCGGCGGGCGGGCCGTGGCGCAGCCGGCTCCGAACGAAACGGCGACTCCGAGCGCGACGGCGCGGAGCCGCCGCGGGATCATGGCTTCTTCTCGGGCGTGGCTGCCGCGCCGGCCGCGGTCGGCGGCGGCGTGGGCGCCGGCGGCGCGAGCACGTCGTCGATCGCTTTCGTCACTTCCTCGATCGCGGGCGCCGTGAGCCGCATGGCGCCGGTCTCGTCCGGCCGGCTGCCGAAGTGGTCGGTGCCGGCGCGTCCGATGCTGGCCTCCTCCTTCTTGTCCTCGTCGAACTCGACGCTGACCTTCAGGATGGGCGTGGCGGCGGCCGGCGCCGCGCTCACGAAGCCGTCGGCCCGCAGGTTCGACAGCTTGGCGAGCATGTCTTCCATCTTCGAGGGGTCGGCATCGCGCGTGGAGCCGCCGGCGGTCAGCGTCCACTTGTCGGGCGTGTTCTCGGCGCCCTTCTCCTTCTTCAGCGTGATGGTCTCGGCGCCGCGCGTCAGCACGAGCTGGCGGGCCGAGAACGCCCGAAAGTCGAAGAGCTCCTGCTTGCGGTAGTCGTCCGCGCCCTTGGCCGCGTCACCCGCGAGCGTGTTGTCGACCGTGAACACCAGCGGCCGCGAGAGGTCGCGCGCGTAGGTCTTGCCGTCGGCCTCGGCGCCCACGGCCAGCGTCGCGCTGCTGGAACCCGTCTTCACGACGACGGTCGAGACGGGCGTGTCGAGCCCGTACTTCTCGAGGTCGTCGGCGCTCGTCGCCTCGATGCCCGACATGGTGGCCGTGGAGAGGCGCGTGAGCAGACCCTCGATCGCGCCGTAGTCGCCGCGGGCCGTCGACGGTGCGGTCACGCGCCAGTCCGAGTTCGACCGCGTCAGCACCGTCGTGCCCTTCGCGTTGGTGATCTCGAGGCCGTCGGCCTTGTCGCGCTCGAAGTGCAGGACGCGCCGGTCGCGGAGCTCGAAGGTGGACCGGGAGAGGTTCGTCTCGACGAAGGTGGACACCAGGACCACCCGCCCGCCGTCATCCTTCACCGCGTAGAGGTCGCTGCCGGTCGGCGTCTGGTCGCCCAGGCGGATCCGACCCGTGACGCCGCCCTTGGCGGTGAAGGTGATGTCGGCCTTGGGCGACGAGAGCCCGTACTGCGCCAGGTCCGTGGCCTTCGGATCCACTTCGCGGTTGATCTCCAGCCCGGTGAGACTCCCCAGCAGCGACGTCACGTCGCTCTGGTCGGCGTCGGTGGCCACCGGCTCCACCAGGCGCCACGTGCCGTCGGTCTTCTTCAGCACCGTGGTGTCGCCCTTGGCCACGACCCGCAGCTCCTCCACGTCATCGGCGGCGACGGTGAAGAGCTTCTCCTTGGCCTCCGTGTCCGGACGGCCCGAGTCGACGAAGTAGATGTAGGCGCCGAGCCCGGCGGCCACGGCGACGAGCCCGATCGTGGACCACAGTCCGCGCATGGCCTACCGCCTCCGCCACCAGGTGTAGATGCCGAGCCCGAACACCGTCGCCGGGATGAGGAAGATCGACAGGATCATCATCCGGTTCAGTTGATCCGCCGTCATCGTGAGTCGCCGGTCCTCGGGCGACCGCGCCCGGACCGCGATGAGCCCTTCCTGCTGCGACAGCCAGCCGAGCGAGTTCATGAAGAGGTCGCGGTTGCCCTGGATGCCGAGGCCGTAGTTGGCGGCGAAGTCCGAGTCGCCGTACACCACCACTCGCGTCTCGGGCTTCGGCGGCTCGGGCGTGTCGGTGGGAACGGGCGCGGGCGGCGTCGCCGGCTGGCCGGGCAGGGGCGCCGAGACCGCGGCCGCGAGCACGATGGGTCCCTGGCGATCGCCCTTGCTCTCGTCCAGCGAGACCTCCGTGCCCGACGACAGGCTCGCGACGTCCTTCTCGGCCCAGCTGCGCGGGCTGGTCTCGACGAACGCCTGCGCGGTGTGCCCGTCCGCGGGCGTCGTCGTGAGCGAGCGGGCCAGCGGGAAGGCCGTCATCAGGTTGAAGCGGTCCGTGATGGCGTGGGTCGGATAGCTGGCGGCCACCGGCACGGTGGGGCCCGCGCCGAAGATCTGCCCCACGCCCGAGGCGTCGACCACGACGTCGTCGCCCACCTCGATGCCCCAGGTCTTGAGGAAGCCCGTCAGGTTCGGCAGCGTCGGTGCGCCGGGCTTGTCGGGCGGATCCAGCATCACCATCAGCTTGCCGCCCTTGTCGAGATAGGCCTTCAGGGCGTCGATCTCAGCGGGGAAGAAATCGGTCACGGGTCCGGCCACGACGACGGCCGTGGCTCCGTCGGGCACGGCCGGGGACTGCGCCAGCACGAGCTTTTCGAAGGCGTAGTTGTCGCCCTTCAGCGCATCGGCGACGCCGCTGTAGCCGAGCCGATCGGTGGCGGCCGGATCCTTCTCGCCGTGTCCCTGCGTGAAGTACACCTTGCGTTCCTCGCCGGTCGTGGCCTTGATGAACGCGTTGGTGATGTCCTGCTCGTCGAGCTGCGTGATCCGCTCGACCCGGCCCTTGTATTCGAGCACCATCGTGCCCGGCTGCGTCACGTTGGCGGCCTTCGCCAACGCCGGCTGACGGTCGATGTCCACGTACTCGAGCGACAACTGCTTGTTCTGGTACTGGTACTCCTCGAGCCGGTCCTTGAAGCGATCGAAATTCGCCGCCTGATCGAAGACCGTGATCTTCGCCGGCGCGTCCAGGCCCTGGATGACCTTCAGCGTCTGGTCCGAGAGGCTGAAGATCTGGTTCGCCGTGAGGTCCCACCGCTTGTTCTGGCGGACGCCGAGGTAGTTGATCGCCGCGAGGATGGCCAGCATGGCGAGCACGCTCACGACCGACATCGTGCCCATCCGCGTCTGGCGGGCGTTGGCGCCGGTGGCCGACTCGCGCCACTGGGCCAGGAGGTACACCAGGATGAAGGCCAGGCCGGCCCAGGCCGCGTAGGTGCGGTACTGATCCCATTCCGGCTTGAGGAAGCGCAGCGCCAGCGCCACGACCACGAGGGCCGTGCCGATCCATCCCACGATTGCCGAGATTCGAGTCGCCATCAGCCTCGCCACCGTTCGCTGTCCACGGACTTGGCCGTGAGGAAGAGTCCGAACACGATGAAGCTCGCGTAGTAGACGAGGTGCTTCGTGTCGATGATGCCGCGGGCGAAGTCGTCCAGGTGATCGGTGATCGACAGGTGCGACACGATCGCCTGGCCGGTCGGCCCCAGCGACTGCCCGATCCAGTTGACCACCCAGAGCAGCAGGAAGACCGCGAAGGTCACCATGCCCGCCACGATCTGGTTCTTCGTGAGGCTCGAGATGAGGAGGCCCGCCGAGATGAAGCAGCCGCCCATCAGCAGGAGGCCCAGGTAGCCCGTCGCCACCGGCTTCCACTCCGGCTGCCCGTAGACGAACAGGAAGCCGACGTGGATGAGCGTCACCGCCAGCATCACGCCGTAGAGGGCCATCGCGCCCAGGAACTTGCCCAGGATGATCTGCATGTCCGTGAGCGGGGAGGTGAGCAGCAGCTCCATCGTGCCCGAGCGCTTCTCCTCCGCGTAGGTGCGCATCGTGATCATGGGCATGACGAACAGCACGATGACGCTCACGTTCATGAACACGGGACCGATGAGCATCTGGTTGATGTTCATCGTCATCCCCATGCCCGGCTGGACCTGCATGCTCTGGCGGTCGAAGTACCAGAGCAGCGTGTAGAAGAAGTAGCCGTACAGGAGGGCGAAGAAGCCGATGACCACGTAGGCGATCGGCGAGGCGAAGTACGCCTGCACCTCCTTGCGCGCGATCGTCAGGATGTTACGCATGGTCGCCCTCCGTGGACGCCTCGGCGTCCGGCCCCGGGGAGGCGGGGCCCTCCGAAGCGCTGGCGCCGGCGTCCGCGTCTTCCGTCGTCAGGCTCAGGAAGATGTCCTCGAGGCTCATCCGCATCGGCCGCAGCTCGAGCAGCCCCCAGCCGCTCGTGACGACGGCTGCCGCCAGCTCCCGCCGCACGTCGCGTCCGTGGTCGCTCTCGACTTCGGCCGACACGAGGCCGTGCTCGTTCACGTCCGCCTTCACGCGCGTCACGCCTGGCACCGACGACAGCGCCGGCACGACGTCCGCGCCGGGGGCGGCGATCTGGAGGTACATCGTCTCGCTGCCGCGGAGCCGCGCCGTGAGGTTGTCCGGCGTGTCCACGGCCACCACCTTGCCCTTGGCGATGATGACCACGCGCTGGCACGTCTGCGAGACTTCCGGCAGGATGTGAGTGCTGAGGACGACCGTGTGACTCCCGCCGAGTTCCTTGATGAGCTGACGCGCCTCGATGATCTGCTTGGGATCCAGGCCCGCCGTCGGCTCGTCGAGCACCAGCACGTCCGGGTTGTGCACGAGGGCCTGCGCCAGGCCCACGCGCTGCTTGTAGCCCTTCGAGAGCTTCCCGCAGTGGCGCGAGGCCATGTCGGCGATGTGCGTCTTCCGCATCACCTCGTCCACGCGGCCGCTGACCTCGCGCGACGGCACGCCCTTGATGCGTGCGACGAAGGTCACGTAGTCGCGCACCGTCATGTCGGGATAGAGCGGCGGCGTCTCGGGGAGGTAGCCCGTGTGCTTCTTCGCTTCGATCGGGGAGGCGAACACGTCGTGGCCGGCGACCGTCACCGTGCCCTGCGTGGCCGGCATGTAGCCGGTGATGATCCGCATCGTCGTGGTCTTGCCTGCGCCGTTCGGACCGAGGAAGCCCAGAATTTCACCGGCGCCGACGCTGAAGCTGACATCGTCGACGGCCGTGAACGGGCCGTAGCGTTTGCTGAGGTGTTGCACCTCGATCACGGTGGTTGTCCTCCGGCGTACTGTAGATGGAGTCTGGCGTCTAACCTGTCTAGACTGTAAGCTTTAGACGGGCTGCAGTTGAGCTGCGACAGCCCCCGATCCTAATCGAAGCCCCGGACGAGCGGCAAGCGCCGGCGGGGGCCGGAGGAGGCCAGTGAAGCGGGTCGTCGTCGGGATCGTGGTGCTCGCCGTCATCGCCGCCGGAGCCGCCTGGTGGTGGCTGCGCGCCTCCGTGCCTACATATGACGCCGAGTGGCGGCTCGCCGGTCTGGCCGGTCCCGTCGAGGTGCTGTCCGACGCGTACGGCGTGCCGCACGTCTATGCGCGCGACGCCGGCGACGCGTGGCTCGTCGCCGGCGCCTTGCACGCACGCGATCGGCGGTGGCAGATGGAGCTCTACCGTCGCGCCGCGTACGGCCGCCTGTCGGAGATGCTCGGGTCCGCGACGCTCCCGATCGATCGCCGCATGCTCACACTGGGTATCCGCGCGGCGGCGCAGGCCGAGTTCGCGCGTCTCGGATCGGCCGCGAAGTCGGCGCTCGTGCGCTATGCGGAGGGCGTGAACGCGGTGACGGGCGCGCAGGTGGGCCGCCTGCGCGCGCCGGAGTTCCAGCTGCTTGGCGTGACCCCGGACCCGTGGCGCCCCGAAGACTCGCTCGCGATTGGCAGGCTGCTCGCCTTCCGCCTGGCCGAGAACCAGGGCGCGGAGCTCGTGCGCCACGCGCTCACCGCCGCCATCGGCGCCGCCGCCGCGACGCGGCTCACCGGTGCGTACCCCGACGCCGGGCCCACCGTGCTCGGCGAGCTCGCCGAGACCGCCGTGCCCGTCGAGGCCGCGCCGCCTCCCTCGCCGCCCCCGGCCGCTCCTGCCACGCCGTCGCCGGACAGCGGCGCCGTGGCCCGATTCACCTATCCCCCGGGGCTCGAGTGGCTCGATCCCACGGCCCCGCGCGGCAACAGCAACGCGTGGGTCGTGTCAGGCGCGCGCACGGCCACGGGGCGGCCGATGCTCGCCAACGACCCGCACCTCCTCATCGAGATGCCGTCCGTCTGGTACGAGCTGCACCTCGTGGCCGCGGGGCTCGACGTGCAGGGCGTGTCGGTGCCGGGCACGCCCTTCGTCGCAATCGGCCACAACGCCCGGATCGCCTGGGGCTTCACCAACAGCGGCGCCGACGTGCAGGACCTCGCGCTCGCGACCTTCGATCTGGCGGCACGCCGGGTCCGAGGGGCGGGAGGGTGGGAGCCCGTGGACGTCGAGACCGTCCAGATTGCCGTGAAAGGACGGTCGACGCCCGAGCCGTTCGAAGTCTGGCGCACCCGCGGCGGCGTGGTCTTCGCCGACGAGTCGCTGGACTGGGAGGCGCCGCCGGCGTGGCTCTCGCCCGATGCCCCGCGCGAAGGCCAGCAGCGCGCGTTCGTCCTGCGATGGGCGGGTTTCGATGGCGGCTATGGCGATGCGTTCGAGGCCCTGAACCGGGCGTCGAGCTGGGTCGAGTTCCAGGGCGCGCTCGACCAGCTGTCGGCGCTCTCGCAGAACGCGCTGTACGCGGACGTGGATGGCAACATCGGCTACATGCTCACGGGGGCGCTGCCGCGGCGGACCGCCGGCGACGGCAGCCGGCCCGAGGCCGGGGCCGCGGACTGGAACGGCACGATCGGCGGCCCCGGCGTCCTGCCGCGCGTGTTCAACCCGTCGCGAGGCTTCCTTGCGAGCTCGAACAACCCGGTGACCCGCGCCGCCGAGCCGCTCGTCACCAAGGACTGGGTGGCGCCGTACCGCGCCGCCCGTCTCACCGAAGTGCTCGCCTCCGCCGCGAGGTTCGACGTCCAGGCCGCCAGCGCCCTGCAGGCGGATCTGGTCAGCGGCGCTGCGAACGACGTCCTCCAGGGGGTCGACCCCGCGCTCGCCAGGGCCGCCCAGGGCGACGCCGATCCCCGCGCCGTGGCCGCGCTCGAGCGGCTGCGCGGCTGGAATCGGAAGGTGGACGGCAGCGAGGAGTCGGCGCTGTACGAGGCGTTCGAAGATCGCCTGTGGCGCCGGACGTTCTCGGACGACCTCCCCGAGCCGCTCTTCCGGCGGTTCTACCAGTGGGCGGGCGCGGAACGCCCGGCCGGTCTCTTCACGATTCTCGACGACCCCGGTGCGCGGTGGTGGGATGACATCGGCACCGTGGACCGGAAGGAGACGCGCGACGACATCTTCCTGCTGGCGGCGGCCGACGCGGCGGCGGACCTCGCCGCCCGGTCGTCCGGCGCGCGCGGCTGGGACCGCGTGCACGCCGCGACCTTCGCCCACGCGTTGTCGGCCGGCGGGCGGATCGCCGGCTGGTTCTTCAACAGGGGACCGGTGCCCGTCCCGGGCGACGGCACCACGGTGATGCGCATCAGCCATCGACGGCTGGCCGGGTTCGGGGCGTGGGAGCATCCGTCGTGGCGGCAGATCCTCGACGTCGGGGGCTGGGACGACTCCAAGGTGGTGCTCCCGACCGGCCAGTCGGGCCATCCGATGAGCGCCCACTACTTCGACCAGAATCCGCTCTGGCTGTCCGGCCAGTACCGCCCAGCCGCCTACTCGCGGGCCGCCGTGAACGGCATCGCGACCACTCGACAGATCCTGACCCCATAGCGCATCGCGGCCGGCCCGCGGCGACTTCGCCGGCGGCCGTCCGTGCGGGTGGTCCGTCTGCTATCCTGAACGTATGAGCAGGCGTTCATATATCGAGGCCGCCCCGCCCGTGGCCGTCGGCGCGCTGGCGCCGGAACCGCCCGCCGACGCCGGCGGTGCTCGAGTGCCCGAGCCGCCGGCCGACGCCGGCGGTGCTCGAGTGCCCGAGCCGCCGGCCGACGCCTGCGACGTCTTCCACATCGACCCCGCCAGGGTGGCGCGCCTCCGCCGTACGCTCATCGCGGCCCGGTCCGCCGAGGCGCTGGCCGACACCTTCAAGGTGCTCGGTGATCCCACGCGCGTGCGCGTCCTCGACGCGCTCTCCCACGGCGAGCTGTGCGTGTGCGACCTCGCGCAGCTGGTCGGGCTCAGCCAGTCGGCCACCTCCCACCAGCTTCGCCTGTTGCGCGCCATGCGCCTCGTGCGAAGCCGCCGCGCCGGCCGCATGGTGTTCTACACGCTGGACGACGCGCACATCGTGACGCTCTTCCGTCAGGGCCTGCGCCACGTGGAGGAGACCACCCGGGGCCAGGGGCGCCGGCCGTGACGACGGCGGCGACGCCCGTCTGCACGCGCTGCGCCATTCACGCCGAGTCGGTGTTCCGCGTGGCGGGCATGGACTGCGCGGAGGAGGCGGCGATCCTCGAGCGGCGCCTCACGCCGATGCCGGGGGTGGAGTCGCTGTCGGTCGACGTGGTGGGGCAGAAGATGCGCGTGGCGCACGACGCCGCCGTGGTCACGGCCTCGGCCATCGCCGACGCCGTGGCGCAGACCGGCATGCGCGCCTGGCTGGAGCACGAGCGGCCGGTGGACGTGCCGACGTCGGGAGACGGCCTCGCCCCTGTCGTCGTCGCCGGCGTGGCCATCGCCGCCGGCCTGGCACTGCAGGCGCTGGCGCCCGACCCGCGGTGGGGCTGGCCGGCGTTCGCGCTGGCGGTCGCGCTCGCCGGCCGGCAGCCGGCGGCCAAGGCGCTCGGCTCGATCCGTCGTCGATCCCTCGACATCCACGTGCTCATGCTCGTCGCCGTGGTCGGCGCACTCTCGCTCGGCGACTGGGCCGAGGCCGCCGCCGTCGTGTGGCTCTTCGCGGTCTCGCAGTGGCTCGAGGTCCGCACGATGGAGCGCGCCCGCGACGCCATCCGCGGTGTCATCACGCTCGCGCCCGCCGAAGCGGTCGTCCGACATGGAGGCCACGATCACGTGACGCCGGTGGACCTCGTGGCGCCGGGCACCATCATCGCGGTGGCGCCGGGAGGGAAGGTGCCCCTCGACGGAGTCGTCGTCGCCGGCCGCTCCGACGTGAACCAGGCGCCGATCACGGGCGAGTCGCTGCCCGTGCCGCGAACCATCGGCGACGAGGTCTTCGCCGGCACGATCAACGGGCAGGGCGCGCTCGACGTGCGCGTCACGCGCGCGGTGCGCGACACGACGCTCGCCCGCATCGTGCACCTCGTCGAGTCGGCGCAGGCCCAGCGCGCGCCGGCGCAGCAGCTCATCGACCGCTTCGCCCGGTGGTACACGCCCGTGGTCGTGGCCCTCGCCGCCGCGGTCTTCGTCGTTCCGGTGGCCTTCGGCGGCGGCGCCGCGGCGACCTGGGGCTACCGATCGCTCGTGCTCCTCGTCGTCGCGTGCCCATGCGCCCTCGTCATCTCGACGCCCGTGTCGATCGTGGCCGCGCTGGCCGTCGCGGCCCGGCACGGCGTCCTCGTGAAGGGCGGCCTCCACCTGGAGCGCCTGGCCGCCATCCGCGTGGTGGCGTTCGACAAGACGGGCACCCTCACCGCTGGAACTCCCCGAGTCGCGTCCGTGCAGTCCGTCGGGGCCGGCCCCGGGGACGACGCGCTCGGCGCCGCCGCGGCGGCCGAGTTGCGCGTCGGCCACCCGATCGCGCGGGCGGTGGTGGACGCCGTGCGCGATCGCGGAATCTGCGTGCCCACCGCCGAGGACGTGCGCGAATACCCCGGCCTGGGCGTCCAGGCCCGCGTGGACGGCCGGCGCGTCGTGGTCGGGAACGGCGCGTGGGCGATCGAGCACGGCGTCGATCCGGCCGTGGTGACAGACGCCGTGGATGAGCATGCCGGGCGCGGCGAGACGCCCGTCTTCGTGCTCGTCGACGGTGCCGTGCAGCTCGTCCTCGGCGTGGCCGATCGTCCGCGGGCCGTCGCCGCCGACGTCGTCAGGCTGCTGCGCGACCATGGCGTGGCGCACGTCGCGCTCCTGACGGGCGACACGCCCGGCGCCGCCTCGGCGCTCGCGCGGGCCACGGGCGTCACCGACGTTCGGGCCGGCCTGCTGCCGGGCGACAAGCTCAGGGCCGTGCGTGAGCTCAGGGACGCCCACGGGCCGATCGCCATGGTCGGCGACGGCGTGAACGACGCCCCGGCGCTCGCGGCCGCCGACGTGGGGATTGCGATGGGCGCCGTCGGCTCAGCGGCGGCGATCGAGGCGGCCGACGTCGCCCTGATGTCGGACGAGCTCCAGAAGCTGCCCTACGCGCTGCGCCTCAGCCGCGCCGCGCTGGCGAACGTCCGGACCAACATCGCGCTGTCGCTGGGCCTGAAGGTGGCCGTGCTCGTGCTGGCGGTGGCCGGCTGGTCGACGCTGTGGATGGCGATCCTGGCCGACACCGGCGCGTCGGTCGTGGTCGTGGCCAACGCGATGCGGCTGCTGCGCCACCAGTGAGCGCCGGCGGGGCGCACCCGAGGCCGCCGCACGCCCATCCCGGCGCTCAAGCCTGCGGCGTGGTGTCCCCGGCCGGGGCCTCGTCGCGGCGCCGCGGCTGGAAGAAGTGCGAGTCCACGAACTCGTCGATGGCCGCCTGGTCCGCGGGATCGACGCGGTCGAACTGCAGGCCCATTCCCGCCCGCTTGTCGCTCCAGCGCACGTGCGCGTCGATGTCGAAGTCCTTCTTCGACCCGGGGAGCCTGAAGCGCACGCGCACCTTGGTCATGGGCTCGAGCGGGCTGGTCGTACGGATGGCGATGCCCCCACGCGAGATGTTCAGCGACAGTGCGGCCGCGATGGTCGCTCCGACGTGATACGCCGCCGGAATGCCGAGCACCACGCGCGGGCTTCCGCGGCGGTTGAAGTTGTCGGGGAACAGGTGCGGCGCGAGCGACGGCAGGATGTGCTGCACCGCGCTGTATTCGTTCACGTAGCCCGCCACGCCCAGGGCGGCCAGTTCCCGCACCTCGTCGGCGCTCGAGACGGTGCCGCTGAATGCCAGAATGGGCAACCGGCCCTCGTCGAGCTTGCGGACCGTGCCGATGAGCTCAGCGCCCGAGCAGTGGGGGAGCCGTAGATCGATCACCAGCAAGTCCAGCCGCGCCAGGTCCGCGCGAACGCGGGCGAACAGCTCGGCGGCGCTCCGCACGGTGATCGCCCGATGTCCGGCGCCTTCCAGCGCCGCACGGAACCGATCCCGGATCGACGCGCTGTCGTCGGCGATCACCACGCATTTTGCGGATGCGGGAGTGGTGGACATACGATGTGTTTCGGGTCCGAGTTCGTTGCAGAATAGCTCAGGTTCCCCATATAATTCGAACACTTCTTCGCGCCCTTGCGCGTGGTGCCGCGTATCGTGCGCGGTGGCCCGCGGGAGGGCCGAAGTTGTTTCCGAGGAGTGATTCGCATGTCCGCGTATTGCCCCGAGTGCGACGCCGAGATCGACATCGACAGCGCCGACGCCGAGATCGGTGATGAACTGAGCTGCTCGGAGTGCGGATCGCTGCTGCGCGTCTCGAACGACTCGCCGCTCGAGCTCGAGTTCGCCGACGACGACGATCTCGACGACGACGATGACGACGACGAGGAAGAAGACGACGACGAGGAAGAGGAAGACGACCTCGACGACGACGACGAGTACGACGACGGGGACGGCGACGACGACTGACTTCGCTCCGCCGCCAGGCGGCGCCCGGCTGGCGGGCGGCGCCGACGACCAGCCCGGCCCCGGCGCGCGCGCGTGCGAGGCGCGGCTGGAAGCCGTGCTCTTGGAGCTGGGCTCCGTCGTGGTGGCGTTCAGCGGCGGGGTCGACAGTGCCTACCTGGCCGTCGTGGCCGCGCGCGTCCTCGGGGTTCGCGCCCTGGCCGTGACGGGCGACAGCCCGTCGCTGCCCGCCTATCAGCGCGAGCAGGCCGTGCGCGTCGCGCGTGAGTTCGGCCTCGCCCACGAGTTCGTCCAGACCCACGAACTCGATCGCGCCGCCTACCGGGCCAACGCCGGCGACCGCTGCTTCCACTGCAAGACCGAGCTGTACGGCACCCTGACCGCGATGGCGCGTGCCCGCGGGTTCTCCGCGGTCGTCGATGGCACCAACGCGGACGATCGCGGCGACTACCGGCCGGGCCGCACGGCCGCGCGCGCGCACGGCGTGCGAAGCCCCCTCGACGAGGTGGATCTCGGGAAGGACGACCTCCGGCGTCTGGCGCGGGCGTGCGGGCTCGGCATCTGGGACGCGCCGGCCGCGGCGTGCCTCTCGTCGCGGGTGCCTCACCACACCGAAGTGACGGCCGAGGTCCTCGGCCGGATCGAGCGCGCCGAGGACGCCCTCCGCGAACTCGGCTTCCGCGTGGTGCGCGTGCGCCATCACGGCCGGCTGGCCCGGCTCGAGTTCGGGCGCGACGAACTGCCGCGCGCCCTCGAGCCCGGTGTGGCCGCGGCGCTCGACGCCGCGGTGAAGGCGACCGGATACGACGAGGTCGCCGTCGACCCACGGGGCTACCGTCAGGGCAGCCTCAACGAGCCGCTCCTGCTCCGCCCCGTCACGTGAGCGCCGGGGCCCCTTCTCGCGGCGGCGCGCCGGCGCTGGTCGTCGTCGCCGCGATCCTCGCGCTCGTGGCCGCCGGGCACGTGAGCTCGCTCCCGTCCACCCTCGAAGACATCGACTCGGTGAACTTCGCGCTCGGCGTACGCGACTTCGACGTGGCCCGCCACAGGCCCCACCCGCCCGGGTACCCCGTCTACATTGCGCTCGGGAAGGCCGCGACGGCCGCGACGGGCGTCCTGTGGCCGGACGGCCGCGCGGACCGGGTCGAAGCGCGCGCGCTCGCCGCGCTGTCCTTCGCCGGCGGGCTGGTGCTGGTGTGGCTGATTGCCCGCGTGACGAGCCTCCTGTCGCCGGGCGGCGCCGAGCGCCTGGGTCGGCCTCCGCTGTCACGCCGGGCGCTCCTGGCGACGCTGCTCGCCGCGACGTGTCCGCTCACGTGGTACCTGACGGCGAGACCCATGAGCGACGTCCCCGGGCTGGCAGCGGCCCTCGGCTCGCTGGCGTGCCTCGGCCTTGCGTGGTGGCGCCAGCATCCCACGCCGGACGGTGACGGCCGCCTCGACCCTGCCGAGATGGCCGCGTCGGGCCGCATGATCGTCCTCGGCGCGCTCCTCGCCGGCTTCGCCATCGGCTTCCGGTCCCAGACGATGTGGATCACGACGCCGCTGCTCGTCGTGGTGCTGGCCGATCGCATCGGGCGGGGCGTGGCGGGCGCGCTGCTCGGGGCCGCCGTGGCCTTCACGGTGGGAGCGCTGGCCTGGGGCATCCCGCTGCTCGTGGCGAGCGGGGGACTCCAGGCGTACCTGGCCGCGCTCGGTACCCAGGCGGGGGAGGACTTCGCGGGCGTCGAGATGCTCTACCTCACCCCGACGCCCCGGCTCGCGGCGGCCGCGCTCATGCGCACCTTCGTGTGGCCGTGGGATCACGTCGGACTCGCGAGCGTGGTCCTTGCGCTGGCGGCCGCCGGCGTCCTGGTGCTGCTCGCGTCGGAGCGCAGGACGGCCACGGCCGTCGCCGCCATCAGCCTCCCGTACCTGGCCTTCCACCTCGCGTTCCACGACACGGTGTTCTCGCGCTACGCGCTGCCGCTCATCGTGCCGGTGACGTTCCTGGCGGCCACGGCCCTGAGCGCGCTCGGCCGGGCCGGCATCGTCGCGGCGCTGGGGATCGCCGCGTGGAGTCTCTCGATCGCGGTGCCCCAGCAGCGCGCGTACGCCGAGCGGGGTAGCCCGACCGCTCGGCTGTTCGATCAGGTGGCGGCCGAGGCGTCGGCGGCGGATCGGCCGACCCTCGGGATGCACCAGGCGCTCGAGCGGCCGCTCGAAGCGGAGCCCCGGGATCTCGGCCCGCGCCTGCCGGCGCCCCCGCGCCGCGAGTGGCTCGAACTG
Coding sequences:
- the larE gene encoding ATP-dependent sacrificial sulfur transferase LarE; this encodes MTTTRKKTTTRKRKTTSTTTTSTTTGTATTTDFAPPPGGARLAGGADDQPGPGARACEARLEAVLLELGSVVVAFSGGVDSAYLAVVAARVLGVRALAVTGDSPSLPAYQREQAVRVAREFGLAHEFVQTHELDRAAYRANAGDRCFHCKTELYGTLTAMARARGFSAVVDGTNADDRGDYRPGRTAARAHGVRSPLDEVDLGKDDLRRLARACGLGIWDAPAAACLSSRVPHHTEVTAEVLGRIERAEDALRELGFRVVRVRHHGRLARLEFGRDELPRALEPGVAAALDAAVKATGYDEVAVDPRGYRQGSLNEPLLLRPVT
- a CDS encoding DUF2723 domain-containing protein, whose translation is MSAGAPSRGGAPALVVVAAILALVAAGHVSSLPSTLEDIDSVNFALGVRDFDVARHRPHPPGYPVYIALGKAATAATGVLWPDGRADRVEARALAALSFAGGLVLVWLIARVTSLLSPGGAERLGRPPLSRRALLATLLAATCPLTWYLTARPMSDVPGLAAALGSLACLGLAWWRQHPTPDGDGRLDPAEMAASGRMIVLGALLAGFAIGFRSQTMWITTPLLVVVLADRIGRGVAGALLGAAVAFTVGALAWGIPLLVASGGLQAYLAALGTQAGEDFAGVEMLYLTPTPRLAAAALMRTFVWPWDHVGLASVVLALAAAGVLVLLASERRTATAVAAISLPYLAFHLAFHDTVFSRYALPLIVPVTFLAATALSALGRAGIVAALGIAAWSLSIAVPQQRAYAERGSPTARLFDQVAAEASAADRPTLGMHQALERPLEAEPRDLGPRLPAPPRREWLELARYWRNGGGPLSFLADPRRTDLALVDPEARKGATLFRWDIPSLSMFGGMRPADVALIHMTTPGWFATEGWSLTPETAGMARLMDRGPHLGPISAFVRRRPEAALIVIGGRNLGAAGDPAVQFTVAVDDREADTWEVAPAPGFYLRTIPLPAGALDGDGAWADVTVRSTPTAGSVPVATSVEQFDVQSPGVLMWAWGEGFHEPELDSTRALSWRWMSERAVIEVPQAAGDATLTIRGESPLSYFDRASTFEVRAGDASLARVDLSGDFTLRVGVLASRLQASGGRIVLTTSQTFSPAERGGPDDRRRLGLRLFEVRLTPGLPSRESSVKSGQNSSDLH